One Chloroflexota bacterium DNA segment encodes these proteins:
- a CDS encoding tyrosine-type recombinase/integrase: protein MSSASAGAPSTSTADPSVLAAQQLFLDSLVGKSPRTVATYASALRRWNEHLRERKAKPELLATSEIGEEALEAFQRWLIRSYGRDDRATITTYVAGVRAFFRFLSRRHMLNGETSFEAIQEQARAGMGRASYRSPRVDSRLANVVLYVKSVPLPDPTRFPAAYLEVLRDRAIILTLFSTGMRREEASRLDRADLDDGWNSQAIIRGKGDRERVVFFSEEALEALRAYFNARNDSYAPAFIRHDRARGRVRGRGANYRLSPLSIWKTVKKISLLADVPATTHDFRHAKATVLLNQGAKLSEVQDILGHASPETTKKIYAHYEVQHLRDAFDRYSLSAEEMAERHVRRRDQR from the coding sequence ATGTCGTCCGCAAGCGCCGGCGCGCCGTCAACGTCCACCGCTGACCCGTCGGTCCTGGCGGCGCAGCAGCTCTTCCTCGACTCGCTCGTGGGCAAATCGCCCCGCACCGTGGCGACGTACGCCAGCGCCCTCCGGCGCTGGAACGAGCACCTGCGCGAGCGAAAGGCCAAGCCGGAGCTGCTCGCCACGTCGGAGATCGGCGAGGAGGCGCTCGAGGCATTCCAGCGCTGGCTGATCCGGTCCTACGGCCGGGACGATCGCGCGACGATCACCACGTACGTCGCCGGGGTGCGCGCGTTCTTTCGGTTCCTCTCCCGCCGACACATGCTGAACGGCGAGACGAGCTTCGAGGCGATCCAGGAGCAGGCGCGGGCGGGGATGGGGCGGGCTTCGTACCGCTCCCCGCGCGTGGACAGCCGCCTGGCGAACGTGGTGCTTTATGTCAAGTCTGTTCCCCTCCCCGACCCGACGCGCTTTCCCGCGGCCTACCTGGAAGTTCTCCGCGATCGCGCCATCATCCTGACGCTCTTCTCGACCGGCATGCGGCGGGAGGAGGCGTCGCGGCTCGATCGCGCCGACCTCGATGATGGATGGAACAGCCAGGCGATCATTCGGGGCAAGGGCGACCGCGAGCGCGTCGTCTTCTTCTCCGAGGAGGCGCTGGAGGCGCTGCGCGCCTACTTCAACGCGCGGAACGACTCCTATGCGCCGGCCTTCATCCGCCACGACCGTGCCCGCGGCAGGGTGAGGGGTCGTGGCGCCAACTATCGGCTGTCGCCCCTCTCTATATGGAAGACGGTGAAGAAGATCAGCCTCCTGGCGGACGTGCCGGCCACGACCCACGACTTCCGCCACGCCAAGGCGACGGTGCTGCTGAACCAGGGCGCCAAGCTCTCCGAGGTGCAAGACATCCTGGGCCACGCGAGTCCGGAGACCACGAAAAAGATCTACGCCCACTACGAGGTCCAGCACCTGCGCGACGCCTTCGACCGGTACAGCCTGAGCGCGGAGGAGATGGCCGAGCGCCACGTGCGCCGGCGCGACCAGCGCTGA
- a CDS encoding DUF6036 family nucleotidyltransferase, which produces MRALGVEAAVDTRVYLAGGATAVLLGWRESTIDVDLAIVPDSDRLLRAIARLKEALEINVELAAPVDFIPVPAGWEERGAFISREGRVTFYHFDLYAQALAKVERGHVQDVADVREMVARGLVDPAAARAYFTRIEPELYRYPALDAASFRRAVDLAFAS; this is translated from the coding sequence ATGCGGGCGCTCGGGGTGGAAGCGGCGGTTGATACGCGGGTGTATCTCGCCGGGGGCGCGACGGCGGTGCTGCTGGGATGGCGCGAGTCCACCATCGACGTGGACCTGGCGATTGTTCCGGATAGCGATCGTTTGTTGCGAGCGATTGCTCGGTTGAAAGAGGCGCTGGAGATCAACGTCGAGCTGGCCGCTCCGGTGGATTTCATCCCTGTTCCTGCGGGTTGGGAAGAGCGTGGCGCGTTCATCTCCCGCGAGGGGCGAGTCACGTTCTATCACTTCGATCTGTACGCGCAGGCCCTGGCGAAGGTGGAGCGCGGCCACGTCCAAGACGTCGCGGACGTTCGGGAGATGGTCGCTCGGGGCCTGGTGGATCCCGCCGCGGCTCGCGCGTATTTCACCCGCATCGAGCCCGAGCTGTACCGGTATCCCGCGCTCGACGCTGCGTCCTTCCGCAGGGCCGTGGACCTGGCATTTGCGTCGTAG
- the ileS gene encoding isoleucine--tRNA ligase: protein MYKPVSPKADFPALEHEILRFWDEHSVFQQLVERNRGNARYSFIDGPITANNPMGVHHAWGRTYKDVYQRFWAMRGRDQRYQNGFDCQGLWVEVEVERALGLNSKRQIEAYGLDKFAERCRERVLQYAGVITEQSIRLGQWMDWDHSYYTMSDNNIEHIWHFLKRCQERGWLYKGWRTMPWCTRCGTSLSQHELIGTDSYREVSHPSLYVKLPIVDRPGEFFMVWTTTPWTLPANVALAVHPDLDYVKAVVGGEAYYLSPKTLGAVFGRPIEIDATAGGDPFRAYTYRATTPPEVVATVKGRDLVGWRYHGPFDELDAQRDVQHAVIPWEEVGEEEGTGIVHIAPGCGAEDFALGQRFGLPVLVPIDDNGDFVPGYGPLVGANVHDVRDAVFASLQEKGYLHRVAEIQHRYPTCWRCGEEIVFRGVSEWFISAEEIRPRMIAAARTVAWTPPSAGKRMEDWLNNMQDWCISRKRYWGLPLPFYPCAACDTLTVVGSVEELRSRAVTGMDQVRELHRPWIDAVRIRCPSCGAEVERVTEVGDCWLDAGIVPFSTLGPGYLKDRATWASWFPADWVSEMREQIRLWFYSMLFMSVALEDRSPYQAVLVYEKLMDETGQPMHKSLGNAIWFEEAAERMGADVMRWLYAGQNLTTNLLFGYGPAEEVRRKLLVLWNVYSFFVTYAEVEEFTPGHGGAGGADRGRMDRWILSRLDALVALANDRLEAYDVAAVVDAVDRFVDDLSTWYLRRSRRRFSRAAEPADRRAAFSTLHTCLVDLARVIAPIMPFLAEEMYQNLVRSWDSAAPQSVHLTPYPTTDGARRAPELDSEMELAREVVTLGRAARGEAGIRVRQPLPSITIAGESTDLQLSDELRREIADELNVKAVLTAENVEAFARRTARPNPRVLGPKLGHDFPAVSRALQAGDYTIRPDGSVAVRGVVLEPGEVTIALEPLENRAVAQDLRFRGGLAVALDRTVTPELRNEGRARELVHRVQTMRRDAGLSVDDRITLTFAGSESWAAVVREHRDRILDEVGATDLRIGAPDGSGATLTWKGRLDDEEIELALRRTGD, encoded by the coding sequence GTGTACAAACCGGTTTCCCCCAAGGCAGACTTCCCGGCGCTGGAGCACGAGATCCTCCGCTTCTGGGACGAGCACAGCGTCTTCCAGCAGCTCGTGGAGCGTAACCGGGGCAACGCGCGCTACTCCTTCATCGACGGCCCGATCACGGCCAATAACCCCATGGGCGTCCACCACGCCTGGGGGCGCACGTACAAGGACGTTTATCAGCGCTTCTGGGCCATGCGCGGACGCGACCAGCGCTACCAGAACGGCTTCGACTGTCAGGGCCTGTGGGTCGAGGTCGAGGTCGAGCGCGCCCTCGGGCTCAACTCCAAGCGCCAGATCGAGGCGTACGGCCTCGACAAATTCGCCGAGCGCTGCCGCGAGCGCGTCCTCCAGTACGCCGGCGTGATCACCGAGCAGTCCATCCGCCTTGGACAATGGATGGACTGGGACCACTCCTACTACACCATGAGCGACAACAACATCGAGCACATCTGGCACTTCCTGAAGCGCTGCCAGGAGCGCGGCTGGCTCTATAAGGGCTGGCGCACCATGCCATGGTGCACGCGCTGCGGCACATCCCTCTCCCAGCACGAGCTGATCGGCACCGACTCGTACCGCGAGGTGTCTCACCCATCACTTTATGTCAAACTTCCCATCGTCGATCGGCCCGGCGAGTTCTTTATGGTGTGGACCACGACGCCCTGGACCCTCCCGGCCAACGTGGCGCTGGCGGTGCACCCGGACCTCGACTACGTCAAGGCCGTCGTCGGCGGCGAGGCATACTACCTCTCGCCGAAGACCCTTGGCGCCGTGTTCGGCCGACCCATCGAAATCGACGCGACCGCCGGCGGCGACCCGTTCCGCGCCTACACGTACCGGGCCACGACGCCCCCAGAGGTCGTCGCGACCGTGAAGGGCCGCGACCTGGTGGGCTGGCGATACCATGGCCCCTTCGACGAGCTGGACGCCCAGCGCGACGTGCAGCACGCGGTCATCCCCTGGGAGGAGGTGGGCGAGGAGGAAGGCACCGGCATCGTCCACATCGCTCCGGGCTGCGGGGCGGAGGACTTCGCCCTCGGGCAGCGGTTCGGCCTCCCGGTGCTCGTCCCCATCGACGACAACGGCGATTTCGTGCCAGGCTACGGTCCGCTCGTCGGCGCCAACGTCCACGACGTGCGCGACGCGGTGTTCGCGTCTCTGCAGGAGAAGGGCTACCTCCACCGCGTGGCCGAGATCCAGCACCGGTACCCGACCTGCTGGCGCTGCGGGGAGGAGATCGTGTTCCGCGGCGTGTCCGAATGGTTCATCTCCGCCGAGGAGATCCGCCCGCGGATGATCGCCGCCGCCCGGACCGTCGCTTGGACGCCGCCTTCCGCCGGGAAGCGGATGGAGGACTGGCTGAACAACATGCAGGACTGGTGCATCTCGCGCAAGCGCTACTGGGGACTGCCGCTCCCCTTCTACCCGTGCGCCGCCTGCGACACGCTCACCGTCGTCGGGTCTGTCGAGGAGCTGCGCTCCCGCGCCGTAACCGGGATGGACCAGGTGCGGGAGCTGCATCGGCCGTGGATCGACGCCGTGCGCATCCGCTGCCCGAGCTGCGGCGCCGAGGTCGAGCGGGTCACCGAGGTGGGCGACTGTTGGCTCGACGCCGGCATCGTCCCCTTCTCCACGCTGGGCCCCGGCTACTTGAAGGACCGCGCCACCTGGGCGAGCTGGTTCCCGGCCGACTGGGTCTCTGAGATGCGGGAGCAGATCCGCCTCTGGTTCTACAGCATGCTCTTCATGAGCGTCGCCCTGGAGGACCGCTCGCCGTACCAGGCCGTCCTCGTCTACGAGAAATTGATGGATGAGACGGGCCAGCCCATGCACAAGAGCCTGGGGAACGCCATCTGGTTCGAAGAAGCCGCCGAGCGCATGGGGGCCGACGTGATGCGCTGGCTGTACGCCGGCCAGAACCTGACCACCAACCTCCTCTTCGGCTACGGGCCCGCGGAGGAGGTGCGCCGCAAGCTCCTGGTCCTCTGGAACGTGTACAGCTTCTTCGTCACCTACGCCGAGGTCGAGGAGTTCACTCCGGGCCATGGAGGCGCGGGCGGCGCGGACCGCGGCCGCATGGACCGCTGGATCCTCTCGCGGCTCGACGCGCTCGTCGCTCTGGCCAACGACCGGCTCGAGGCCTACGACGTGGCCGCGGTCGTCGACGCGGTCGACCGATTCGTCGACGACCTCTCGACGTGGTATCTGCGGCGCAGTCGGCGCCGGTTCTCCCGCGCGGCCGAGCCGGCCGATCGGCGGGCCGCCTTCTCCACCCTCCACACGTGCCTGGTCGATCTGGCACGGGTGATCGCGCCTATCATGCCCTTCCTCGCCGAGGAGATGTATCAGAACCTGGTCCGCTCGTGGGACAGCGCCGCGCCCCAGAGCGTGCACCTGACCCCCTACCCGACGACGGACGGCGCCCGCCGCGCGCCGGAGCTGGACTCCGAGATGGAGCTGGCGCGCGAGGTCGTGACCCTCGGGCGAGCGGCGCGCGGCGAGGCCGGGATCCGGGTGCGGCAGCCGCTCCCCTCCATCACCATCGCGGGGGAGTCGACCGACCTCCAGCTCTCCGACGAGCTGCGCCGGGAGATCGCCGACGAGCTGAACGTGAAGGCCGTCCTAACGGCGGAGAACGTCGAGGCCTTCGCCCGGCGCACCGCCCGCCCAAACCCGCGCGTCCTGGGGCCGAAGCTGGGCCACGACTTCCCCGCAGTGAGCCGCGCCCTCCAGGCCGGCGACTACACGATCCGGCCGGACGGCTCGGTCGCCGTGCGCGGCGTCGTCCTGGAGCCCGGCGAGGTGACCATCGCCCTCGAGCCGCTGGAGAACCGCGCCGTCGCCCAGGACCTGCGCTTTCGCGGTGGACTGGCCGTCGCTCTCGATCGAACGGTCACGCCGGAGCTGCGGAACGAAGGCCGCGCCCGGGAGCTGGTGCACCGGGTCCAGACGATGCGGCGCGACGCGGGCCTGAGCGTCGACGATCGGATCACGTTGACCTTCGCCGGATCGGAATCCTGGGCGGCCGTGGTGCGCGAGCACCGCGACCGCATTCTGGACGAAGTCGGGGCGACCGATCTGCGCATCGGCGCACCGGACGGCTCGGGCGCGACCCTGACGTGGAAAGGGAGGCTCGACGACGAGGAGATCGAGCTGGCCCTTCGGCGGACCGGTGACTGA
- the lspA gene encoding signal peptidase II, translated as MTEQSRPRNVDYGMARRAEPILPSSHPGLRHRPSHGAMVRRLAGSSLVAAFVLVADQITKSLSVRFLVDQPEQSVPILGDFARLTYVSNRGAAFGILQDRTIFFVIVGLVVIGVILASYRYFPVTSVPLRLALGLQLGGAIGNLVDRVRFGYVVDFIDVAIWPVFNLADSAIVVGVGILAFHLLRSSDARES; from the coding sequence GTGACTGAGCAGTCGAGGCCGCGCAACGTCGACTACGGCATGGCTCGGCGTGCGGAGCCCATCCTCCCGTCCTCGCACCCGGGCCTCCGGCACCGCCCGTCCCACGGCGCCATGGTCCGCCGCCTCGCCGGCTCCTCGCTGGTGGCGGCGTTCGTTCTGGTGGCGGACCAGATCACGAAGTCCCTCTCCGTCCGCTTCCTGGTCGATCAGCCGGAGCAGTCGGTGCCCATTTTGGGCGACTTCGCCCGGCTCACCTACGTGTCGAACCGGGGCGCCGCCTTCGGGATCCTGCAGGATCGGACGATCTTTTTCGTCATCGTGGGGCTCGTAGTCATCGGCGTCATCCTGGCCAGCTACCGATACTTCCCCGTCACCAGCGTCCCGTTGCGGCTCGCCCTCGGGCTCCAGCTGGGAGGCGCTATCGGCAACCTGGTCGACCGGGTGCGCTTCGGATACGTCGTCGACTTCATCGACGTCGCGATCTGGCCCGTGTTCAACCTGGCCGATTCGGCCATCGTGGTGGGCGTCGGGATCCTGGCGTTCCACCTCCTCCGGTCCTCCGATGCCCGCGAGAGCTGA
- a CDS encoding RluA family pseudouridine synthase, whose amino-acid sequence MPARADAPPKRAPRREPASSTAATFTVEPYGAGMRLDAYLARYAGEHSRAEWQRLIESGSLTLNGAPTKAAARLAGGERVAVERVASHALLEPDPTIPLDVVYEDAAMVVVDKRAGLVVHPAPGHETGTLVHALLARFPELRDPTGEKRPGIVHRLDKDTSGLMVVGKTVDAVAALQWQMQRGEIAKRYRLLVAGVIHEDRGTIEAPIGRDRFNRQRMAVRPDGRPARTEFIVLERFDRFTFVDAGLPSGRTHQLRVHFASIGHPVAGDRVYGSGRAPGGLTRQFVHSAELTLTSPATDERLRFTAPLPADLERALAALRRPRSVIDPAEATA is encoded by the coding sequence ATGCCCGCGAGAGCTGACGCGCCGCCCAAGCGCGCGCCGCGACGCGAGCCTGCAAGTTCGACCGCCGCCACGTTTACCGTGGAGCCCTATGGCGCCGGCATGCGCCTCGACGCGTATCTCGCCCGGTACGCCGGCGAGCATTCGCGCGCCGAGTGGCAGCGGCTCATCGAGTCCGGCTCGCTCACGCTGAACGGCGCGCCGACGAAGGCGGCGGCTCGCCTGGCCGGCGGTGAGCGGGTCGCCGTGGAGCGCGTGGCGTCGCACGCGCTGCTGGAGCCAGACCCGACGATCCCCCTCGACGTCGTGTACGAAGATGCGGCGATGGTAGTGGTGGACAAGCGCGCGGGGCTTGTCGTCCACCCGGCGCCAGGGCACGAGACCGGGACGCTGGTCCACGCGCTCCTTGCGCGGTTTCCCGAGCTGCGCGACCCGACGGGCGAGAAGCGGCCCGGCATCGTCCATCGCCTGGACAAGGATACGTCGGGACTCATGGTCGTGGGAAAGACCGTGGACGCGGTTGCGGCCCTGCAGTGGCAGATGCAGCGCGGCGAAATCGCGAAGCGCTACCGGCTGCTGGTCGCGGGCGTGATCCACGAGGATCGGGGCACCATCGAGGCGCCCATCGGACGGGACCGGTTCAACCGCCAGCGGATGGCGGTGCGGCCCGACGGCCGGCCCGCGCGAACGGAGTTCATCGTGCTGGAGCGGTTCGACCGGTTCACCTTTGTCGACGCCGGCCTTCCCAGCGGACGGACCCACCAGCTCCGCGTGCACTTCGCGTCCATCGGCCACCCGGTCGCGGGCGATCGCGTCTACGGAAGCGGACGCGCCCCGGGCGGTTTGACGCGCCAGTTCGTCCATTCCGCAGAGCTGACCCTCACCTCCCCGGCCACGGACGAGCGGCTTCGGTTCACGGCGCCGCTTCCGGCCGACCTGGAGCGGGCGCTCGCCGCGCTCCGGCGGCCGCGGTCCGTGATCGACCCGGCGGAGGCCACGGCATGA
- the gltX gene encoding glutamate--tRNA ligase, whose translation MSAPTPGAAEGRPVRVRIAPSPTGLPHIGTFRTFLFNWLFARGRGGKFVIRIEDTDRERLVPGAVEALLDAVRWFGLDWDEGPVVGGPYAPYEQSLRLPIYQRYVDQLLREGKAYRCYCSVERLEELRREQQARKEPPGYDRLCRRLTEAQRAERQASGAPFVVRFAVPLEGSTTFTDVIHGDVTWENRVLDDFVIVKSDGFPTYHLAHLVDDHVMEISHVLRGDEWISSTPRHVLLYEALGWEPPVFAHLPAILGPDRKKLSKRHGPTGIAAFQEAGYLPEAMLNYLALCGWSSGTDDEILSLPDLVARFTLDRVSRTGAIFDHAKLDWFNGIYIRALPPAELAARIRPFLGPDGASADDAYLAAIAGLIQDRLRTLSEARDLSSFFFAEALEYDPALLVRPGVTGDATRAALARAAALARTVEPFTHDALEPPYRALTEELGLKTSQLFMSIRVACTGRTATPPLFETMEVLGRDRVVQRLEDAASRVP comes from the coding sequence ATGAGCGCCCCGACGCCCGGCGCGGCCGAGGGGCGCCCGGTGCGCGTGCGGATCGCCCCGAGTCCGACCGGCCTGCCGCACATCGGCACCTTCCGGACGTTCCTCTTCAACTGGCTCTTCGCCCGAGGACGCGGCGGAAAATTCGTGATCCGGATCGAGGACACCGACCGCGAGCGGCTGGTCCCCGGCGCCGTCGAGGCGCTGCTCGACGCGGTGCGCTGGTTCGGCCTCGACTGGGACGAGGGGCCCGTCGTCGGGGGACCCTACGCCCCCTACGAGCAATCCCTACGCCTCCCCATTTACCAGCGGTACGTCGATCAGCTGCTGCGCGAAGGCAAGGCGTATCGGTGCTACTGCAGCGTCGAGCGGCTCGAGGAGCTGCGGCGCGAGCAGCAGGCGCGGAAGGAGCCGCCGGGCTACGATCGGTTGTGCCGGAGGCTCACCGAGGCGCAGCGGGCGGAGCGCCAGGCGAGCGGCGCGCCGTTCGTGGTGCGCTTCGCCGTGCCGCTGGAGGGCTCGACGACGTTCACCGACGTCATCCACGGGGACGTGACGTGGGAGAACCGGGTGCTAGACGACTTCGTCATCGTGAAATCGGACGGATTTCCCACCTACCACCTGGCGCATCTGGTCGACGACCACGTGATGGAGATCTCCCACGTGCTGCGGGGAGACGAGTGGATCTCCAGCACGCCGCGCCACGTGCTCCTGTACGAGGCGCTTGGCTGGGAGCCCCCGGTGTTCGCCCATCTGCCCGCGATCCTGGGGCCCGATCGTAAGAAGCTGAGCAAGCGCCACGGGCCGACGGGCATCGCCGCCTTCCAGGAGGCCGGTTATCTGCCCGAGGCGATGCTCAACTACCTGGCGCTGTGCGGGTGGTCGTCCGGCACCGACGACGAGATCCTCTCCCTCCCCGACCTGGTAGCGCGCTTCACCCTCGACCGCGTGAGCCGGACGGGCGCCATTTTCGACCACGCCAAGCTCGATTGGTTCAACGGCATCTACATTCGGGCGCTTCCACCCGCCGAGCTGGCGGCGCGCATCCGGCCGTTCCTCGGTCCGGACGGCGCATCCGCCGACGACGCCTACCTCGCCGCCATCGCCGGGCTGATCCAGGATCGACTGCGCACCCTATCGGAGGCGCGGGATCTCTCGTCGTTCTTCTTCGCCGAAGCGCTGGAGTACGACCCCGCGCTTCTCGTGCGCCCGGGGGTGACGGGCGACGCCACGCGCGCGGCGCTGGCGCGCGCCGCGGCCCTGGCCCGCACGGTCGAGCCCTTCACCCACGATGCGCTCGAGCCGCCGTACCGCGCCCTCACGGAGGAGCTGGGGCTCAAGACGAGCCAGCTGTTTATGTCAATTCGCGTCGCCTGCACCGGTCGGACGGCGACGCCGCCGTTGTTCGAGACAATGGAGGTGCTCGGGCGGGACCGGGTAGTCCAGCGGCTCGAGGACGCGGCCTCCCGCGTGCCCTAA
- a CDS encoding DUF72 domain-containing protein, whose protein sequence is MAVFIGTSGWQYASWRGAFYPEKLAQRQWLEFYAAQFQVVEVNNTFYQLPKPESVRRWAAATPPDFIFVTKMNRFLTHIRRLREPEPTVERYFDVMRELGPKLGPVLLQLPPNLEFDPEALRGTLSTMPRDVRVAVEFRHASWSTPATRDLLAEHGAAPCVADRKNEVVTPSWRTADWGYVRLHQGTGSPSSCYTPEAMQAWAQRIADEWDEGSDVFVFFNNDAHCCAVRDAATLAGALTDLGRATTRAPSLDEVRVARDSRQSR, encoded by the coding sequence GTGGCGGTCTTCATCGGGACGTCGGGCTGGCAATACGCGAGCTGGCGCGGCGCCTTCTACCCGGAGAAGCTGGCCCAGCGCCAGTGGCTCGAGTTCTACGCCGCCCAGTTCCAGGTCGTCGAAGTCAACAACACGTTCTATCAGCTCCCGAAGCCCGAATCGGTACGTAGGTGGGCCGCTGCTACGCCGCCGGACTTCATCTTCGTCACGAAGATGAACCGCTTCCTCACCCACATTAGGCGGCTGCGGGAGCCGGAGCCCACGGTTGAACGGTACTTCGACGTGATGCGTGAGCTGGGGCCCAAGCTTGGCCCGGTCTTGCTCCAGCTTCCGCCGAACCTGGAGTTCGACCCCGAAGCGCTCCGTGGGACTCTCTCGACCATGCCGCGCGATGTTCGGGTGGCGGTCGAATTCCGCCACGCCTCATGGAGTACACCCGCGACCCGCGATCTGCTGGCCGAGCACGGCGCCGCTCCGTGCGTGGCCGATCGGAAGAACGAGGTCGTGACGCCGAGTTGGCGCACCGCCGACTGGGGCTACGTCCGGCTCCATCAGGGGACGGGCTCGCCGTCGTCATGCTATACGCCCGAGGCGATGCAAGCCTGGGCTCAGCGCATTGCGGATGAGTGGGATGAGGGCTCCGACGTCTTTGTCTTCTTCAACAACGACGCGCATTGCTGCGCCGTGCGCGACGCCGCGACGCTCGCCGGGGCGCTCACCGACCTCGGACGGGCGACGACGCGAGCGCCATCCCTCGATGAAGTTCGGGTCGCGAGGGACAGTCGGCAATCGAGGTGA
- a CDS encoding amidohydrolase family protein: MRIDVHAHYYTPEFMARMRALGCSWRPNREIVDTAGLTDLRAEHLAAGGVDLQVLSVGAQQPYLQRVEDAVEGARYANDFYRQAVERGGGRYGAFGCVPLPHVSAAIAEARRCLDTLGFLGINLGCSTAGRALDDPDFHPFWAELDSRRAVVFLHPLGVGGPLQKDFGLAWSVGAMFEDTIAALRLARSGHLDRFPHVKIIVPHLGGTLPFVWDRVTRSDPRAAAGLRRLYYDTVNGTPSALRCACETLGADRLMLGTDYSYHTPQECVSDVEVAGLAPNEVTGILDRNAQALLGVGASA; encoded by the coding sequence ATGCGAATCGACGTTCACGCGCACTACTACACGCCGGAGTTTATGGCGCGCATGCGCGCCCTCGGATGCTCCTGGCGGCCCAACCGGGAGATCGTCGATACCGCCGGCCTCACCGACCTTCGCGCCGAACACCTGGCGGCCGGTGGAGTGGACCTTCAGGTGCTATCCGTTGGGGCGCAACAGCCATACCTGCAACGCGTCGAAGACGCGGTTGAGGGCGCGAGGTACGCCAATGACTTCTACCGCCAGGCCGTCGAACGGGGCGGAGGGCGGTACGGCGCGTTCGGGTGTGTGCCACTCCCCCACGTGAGCGCCGCCATCGCCGAAGCCCGCCGCTGCCTGGACACCCTTGGATTTCTGGGGATCAACTTGGGCTGCTCGACCGCTGGTCGGGCATTGGACGACCCCGATTTTCACCCGTTCTGGGCCGAGCTGGACAGCCGGCGCGCGGTGGTATTCCTCCATCCATTGGGCGTGGGCGGGCCGCTCCAGAAGGACTTCGGCCTGGCATGGAGTGTGGGAGCGATGTTCGAGGACACGATCGCCGCGCTCCGCCTCGCGCGGTCCGGGCACCTGGATCGGTTTCCTCACGTGAAGATCATCGTTCCCCATCTGGGCGGCACCCTCCCCTTCGTCTGGGACCGGGTGACCCGATCAGATCCGCGGGCTGCCGCTGGACTTCGGCGTCTCTACTACGACACGGTGAACGGCACGCCCTCGGCCCTTCGATGCGCGTGCGAAACCCTGGGCGCCGACCGCCTCATGTTGGGCACCGACTACTCCTACCACACCCCACAGGAATGCGTGAGCGACGTCGAGGTCGCCGGCTTGGCGCCCAACGAGGTGACCGGCATTCTCGACCGCAATGCCCAGGCGCTCCTCGGGGTGGGAGCGTCCGCCTGA
- a CDS encoding MFS transporter yields MTQTPQGLSLDEPVSARTRLWTRGFLLLCTSTVLCYFANYLVGVVLPLYVQDIGGDPIIIGLVFTSFSATSFVLRPLIGHLSDVWSVRGTIAIGAGLLGGLPFALVFPSLWVSFFANAIRGIGWGAFSSGSSTGVALLAPPGRRGEASGHYSIAGTASQAFAPAIGLWLLQLTGSFSVVFFLGGICGLAALALLLTQVPRIGAGRTTFLGAFRWAKGGIGLSTFVEPRVLLASVILVCLTLTSPVTFAFVPVYARAIDVENISVYFIAAGVTSITARFVCGRYLDRGSRGQWILAGYWLLAVAFVVFTQARDLNGFIIAAVFSAVGTSLAQPALMALAMDRAAAGRMGKAMATYSMFYRVGEGLGAPLAGVLIVRFGFTGMYLGALAIILIGVVLVTANWGTLGHQTAATPH; encoded by the coding sequence ATGACCCAGACTCCGCAAGGTCTGTCGCTCGACGAGCCCGTGTCCGCTCGAACCCGGCTTTGGACGCGCGGCTTTCTGCTGCTATGCACGTCGACGGTGCTCTGCTACTTCGCCAACTACCTCGTCGGCGTCGTGTTGCCCCTGTATGTGCAGGACATCGGTGGGGATCCCATCATCATTGGACTGGTCTTCACATCGTTCAGCGCGACGAGCTTCGTGCTGCGCCCGCTGATCGGGCATCTTTCAGACGTATGGAGCGTTCGCGGCACGATCGCGATCGGCGCAGGGCTGCTGGGCGGACTCCCCTTCGCGCTTGTTTTTCCGTCGCTCTGGGTCTCCTTTTTCGCCAATGCTATCCGCGGTATTGGGTGGGGGGCGTTCAGCTCGGGCAGCTCGACGGGGGTCGCCTTGCTGGCGCCGCCCGGCCGGCGGGGTGAAGCGTCCGGCCATTACAGCATCGCCGGGACTGCATCGCAAGCGTTCGCGCCCGCCATCGGGCTCTGGCTGCTGCAGCTAACGGGGAGTTTCTCCGTCGTGTTCTTCCTCGGGGGCATTTGCGGCCTGGCCGCACTCGCCCTCCTTCTCACGCAGGTCCCCCGCATCGGGGCGGGAAGGACAACCTTCCTCGGGGCGTTCCGTTGGGCGAAAGGCGGCATCGGCCTGAGCACGTTCGTCGAACCTCGCGTGCTGCTGGCATCCGTCATTCTTGTGTGCCTGACGCTCACCTCCCCGGTCACCTTCGCGTTCGTGCCCGTCTACGCCCGCGCGATCGATGTTGAGAACATCAGCGTCTATTTCATCGCGGCAGGCGTAACCAGCATCACCGCGCGCTTCGTCTGTGGGCGCTATCTCGACAGGGGCAGCCGCGGGCAGTGGATTCTAGCGGGCTACTGGCTGCTCGCGGTCGCGTTCGTCGTGTTCACGCAGGCGCGGGACCTCAATGGGTTCATCATCGCCGCCGTGTTCAGCGCGGTCGGAACGTCACTGGCCCAGCCGGCCCTCATGGCGCTCGCCATGGATCGCGCGGCAGCCGGCCGAATGGGCAAGGCCATGGCAACGTACTCCATGTTCTATCGCGTCGGCGAGGGGCTCGGAGCCCCGCTGGCGGGGGTGCTTATCGTCCGCTTCGGGTTCACCGGGATGTATCTCGGCGCCCTTGCGATCATCCTCATCGGTGTCGTCCTTGTCACGGCGAACTGGGGCACGCTGGGCCACCAAACCGCCGCGACTCCCCACTAA